The segment TTTCCGCTCGTCACGCTGGTCATCGCCTCTTTCGTCAGGCCCCGGATGTACGACCCGGTGAAGATGGCGGCCTACGAGTGTGGCGTGGAGACGTCGGGGGAGCCGAGGCAGCGGTACTCCGTCCGCTATTACGTCATCTCGGTCCTGTTCGTGATTTTCGACGTCGAGGTCGTCTTCTTCTTCCCGTGGGCCGTCCGGTTCAGCGTCCTGGGGTTCTTCGGCTTCGTGGAGATGCTCGTTTTCATCGGGCTCCTGCTCCTCGGATACCTTTACGCCTGGCGCAAGGGCGCTCTCGAATGGGTGTGAGGACGACGCGTGTCAGCTGACGATCAGG is part of the Acidobacteriota bacterium genome and harbors:
- the ndhC gene encoding NADH-quinone oxidoreductase subunit A, with amino-acid sequence MAGYIPILLFLCVAAAFPLVTLVIASFVRPRMYDPVKMAAYECGVETSGEPRQRYSVRYYVISVLFVIFDVEVVFFFPWAVRFSVLGFFGFVEMLVFIGLLLLGYLYAWRKGALEWV